From Cucumis melo cultivar AY chromosome 1, USDA_Cmelo_AY_1.0, whole genome shotgun sequence, a single genomic window includes:
- the LOC103489714 gene encoding pentatricopeptide repeat-containing protein At1g51965, mitochondrial — translation MKVLRFPCYSHLKPTATAAAHRHFATKYTAKITSSSPTGRSVAVVVTPPATLSVDSRGYSLPRRDLICRVIDILLHRNPHSSLITIDDRFSDLSSYFQSLSVSLTPAEASEILKSLNCPDLALQFFHRCPSLCSKFRHDVFTYSRILLMLSHSSSSKRFDQVREILSQMDRDQIRGTISTVNILIKIFSSNEDLELCTGLIKKWDLRFNAYTYRCLLQAHVRSRDSDRAFHVYMEMWSKGYQLDIFAYNMLLDALAKDEKLDRSYKVFKDMKLKHCNPDEYTYTIMIRMTGKMGRTEESLALFEEMLTKGCTPNVIAYNTMIQALCKSRMVDKAILLFSNMIKNNCRPNEFTYSVILNVLVAEGQLGRLDEVLEVSNKFINKSIYAYLVRTLSKLGHSSEAHRLFCNMWSFHDGGDRDAYISMLESLCRGGKTVEAIELLSKVHEKGISTNTMMYNTVLSTLGKLKQVSHLHDLYEKMKRDGPFPDIFTYNILISSLGRVGKVKEAVEVFEELESSDCKPDIISYNSLINCLGKNGDVDEAHMRFLEMQDKGLNPDVVTYSTLIECFGKTDKVEMARSLFDRMITQRCCPNIVTYNILLDCLERAGRTAEAVDLYAKLREQGLTPDSITYAILDRLQSGSNRKFRVRRQNPITGWVVSPLR, via the exons ATGAAGGTACTCCGGTTCCCCTGTTACTCTCACCTCAAACCCACCGCCACCGCCGCCGCACATCGTCATTTCGCCACTAAATACACCGCCAAAATCACTTCTTCTTCTCCCACCGGACGCTCCGTTGCCGTCGTGGTCACTCCGCCGGCTACTCTTTCCGTCGACTCTCGCGGCTACTCTCTTCCCCGCCGAGATCTCATCTGTAGAGTCATTGATATACTCCTCCATCGCAATCCTCATTCCTCTTTAATCACCATTGATGATCGCTTCTCCGATTTATCCTCCTACTTTCAATCTCTCTCCGTCTCCTTAACCCCAGCCGAAGCCTCTGAAATTCTCAAATCCCTAAACTGCCCTGATCTCGCTCTGCAATTCTTTCATCGTTGCCCCTCTCTTTGCTCTAAGTTTCGCCATGATGTCTTCACTTACAGCCGCATCCTTCTCATGCTCTCCCATTCATCTTCCTCGAAACGGTTCGATCAAGTTCGTGAGATTCTGTCACAGATGGATAGAGATCAAATACGTGGTACGATTTCTACTGTTAATATCTTGATTAAAATTTTCAGTAGCAATGAAGACCTGGAATTATGTACTGGTTTGATCAAGAAATGGGACTTGAGGTTTAATGCTTACACCTATAGGTGTTTGCTTCAAGCTCATGTAAGATCCCGTGATTCTGATAGGGCTTTCCATGTGTATATGGAAATGTGGAGTAAAGGGTATCAGCTGGATATATTTGCCTACAATATGCTGTTGGATGCTCTGGCGAAGGATGAAAAG CTTGATCGATCCTACAAAGTTTTTAAGGATATGAAACTGAAGCATTGTAATCCAGACGAGTATACATATACAATTATGATTAGAATGACTGGAAAAATGGGTAGAACTGAAGAATCTTTGGCTCTCTTTGAAGAAATGCTAACAAAAGGCTGTACTCCAAATGTGATTGCATATAATACAATGATTCAGGCACTTTGTAAGAGCAGAATGGTTGACAAGGCAATTCTTCTCTTTTCTAATATGATTAAGAACAATTGTAGGCCGAATGAGTTTACGTACAGTGTCATTTTGAATGTTTTGGTTGCAGAAGGGCAGTTAGGTAGATTGGATGAAGTTCTGGAAGTGTCTAATAAATTTATTAACAAATCAATATATGCATATCTTGTTAGGACTTTGAGCAAACTAGGCCATTCAAGTGAAGCTCATCGTCTTTTCTGCAATATGTGGAGCTTTCATGATGGAGGGGATAGAGATGCTTACATTTCCATGTTGGAGAGTTTATGCCGTGGAGGTAAAACTGTAGAAGCTATCGAATTGCTCAGTAAGGTTCACGAGAAGGGAATTAGTACAAATACGATGATGTATAACACAGTGTTATCTACTTTGGGGAAGTTGAAGCAGGTATCTCATCTTCATGATCTTTATGAGAAGATGAAACGAGATGGTCCTTTTCCAGACATATTCACGTATAATATTCTTATATCAAGCTTAGGACGTGTTGGGAAAGTTAAGGAGGCTGTTGAAGTTTTTGAAGAACTTGAGAGTAGTGATTGCAAACCAGATATTATATCTTACAACTCTTTGATCAATTGCCTTGGGAAAAACGGGGATGTTGATGAAGCTCACATGAGATTTCTGGAGATGCAAGATAAGGGATTGAATCCCGATGTTGTAACATACAGCACACTCATCGAATGTTTTGGGAAAACGGACAAAGTTGAGATGGCTCGTAGTTTGTTCGATAGAATGATAACTCAAAGATGCTGTCCAAATATTGTAACGTACAACATCCTTCTTGATTGTCTGGAAAGAGCTGGGAGAACTGCTGAAGCAGTCGATCTGTATGCAAAGCTTAGAGAGCAGGGATTAACACCAGATTCAATTACATATGCTATTCTTGATAGATTACAAAGTGGCTCTAATAGAAAATTTAGAGTCCGGAGGCAAAATCCAATTACTGGTTGGGTCGTTAGTCCTTTGAGGTAA